The Sorghum bicolor cultivar BTx623 chromosome 6, Sorghum_bicolor_NCBIv3, whole genome shotgun sequence genome contains the following window.
GTCACTGCAAGGATACTGGAGGACTTCCTGGCCTTCATGAAGGGCCTCATCTCCTTCCCTCTCTACATCCCAGGGACCCCATATGCCAAGGCTGTCCAGGTAATCATCCACCATGTCTTTAGTAGCACATGCCATGCTTGCATTAATAAAGAACCATCGATCTCTTCATTAGTATATATGTGCTTATTACATCAGTGAGGAATACAGTATATAGCTGTGGTTTATTTTGTTGCATTAATTATCTGCTGCTCCTAATAATATGAATCCTAATGGCAGGCGAGGGAGAGGATATCCAACACTGTGAAGGGCATCATCGAGGAGCGGAGGAGTGCTGGGTCATGCAACAAGGGTGACTTCCTTGACGTGCTGCTGTCAAGCAACGAGCTCTCTGACGAGGAGAAAGTGAGCTTCGTGCTGGACTCCCTGCTGGGAGGATATGAGACCACCTCGCTCCTCATCTCCATGGTCGTTTACTTCCTTGGGCAGTCTGCTCAAGATCTGGACCTGGTTAAGGTAATTTATGCCTGCTTTATTTTAAACTTCTGTGAAGGCACTCTGCTAATTTATTTTTATGCTGGTGGCCATCAATAAATTAAACTATCCATGAACATGCAGAGGGAGCACGACAGCATAAGATCCAACAAAGGGAAGGAGGAGTGCTTGACTTCAGAAGACTACAAGAAGATGGAATATACCCAACAAGTGAGATAGATGATCATTCATTCAATATGTACATGATAGTATTAGACACATGGCAGTAATTTGTAATCCCTCCACTCCAAGGATTTTGAATTTCTgttagcagcaacagcaacccaCACAAATACTTGAATCTCCAAAAacattagattttttttattttttttgctgTAAGTAAATCAATATATACATATGTATGTGGAAATGCTGTTGTCATGCTGATGACGTGGTGGTTGCATGCTCTTGTTGCAGGTTATCAACGAGGCGCTGAGATGTGGCAACATTGTCAAGTTTGTCCACCGGAAGGCGCTCAAAGATGTCAAATACAAAGGTGAGATGAATGAAGCCCCTCCTGCATTTCGCGGCAGATTCCATTTGTGCTCATCACATGATAATGGATCAGGCAGAGGGGATGGTCGCACCTTTAAGCCTGATTTTTAAGCATTGTTATGCCCAGAATACCTCCTAGCTTTTGCTAAACGAAGATGCTCAAAAGCAAGTGGCTCTCCCTTTTGCTCTGTTGCAGAGTATCTGATTCCATCTGGCTGGAAGGTCCTACCGGTCTTCAGCGCTGTTCATCTGAACCCCTCACTTCATGGAAACGCACAACAGTTTCAGCCCTGTAGATGGGAGGTACGTACCTTGTTTTCTTTCTCACTGAGACTCCTTCCTAATCACTGTTCTGGCAATGATCCAATGATTCATGTTCCATAAATAGGCAAGCTTAGCCTACATATTCAAAACTGAAATATACAAATAAAAGGCTGAGGACCTATCAAACAAGCTTATCAGGGGCTTTTAGGGAATCTTCTTTAAAGTGTGTACTCTAACTAATTGCTACCTTTAATTAGTGTGTGTCCATCTGTGACATAATTACTCACAACTGTTCTGGTATCTTCAGATGCCAAGCATGCTGCTGCCTGATGTAGTGCTTGTTGTTAATGGTCCTAACCATGATTCCGTTCGTTGAAAGCCAGCCCTCTGGGCtttgttcctttttttttgtttaatgATGTTCATGGTTTCATTCATATGTGTGACTCATCTGATTGATATACCAGGGGACAAGCCAAGGGACAAGCAAGAGGTTTACACCGTTCGGTGGTGGCCCCCGGCTCTGCCCAGGATCAGAGCTTGCTAAAGTAGAGGCTGCTTTCTTCCTCCATCACCTTGTCCTCAATTATAGGTAAAAACAATGGATGGCCTTAGTCAAAGCATAGTATGCATCAACATCGTGCAAATTTCTAGccaacataaggaaataatgtCAGGACCGTTTTAATCCAAATAGAACAATATCTGTCAGGCCATGAACGTAAAAGCAAAATAATGCAGTAATCATTGAACATTTGAACCACATGCTAGGAAGTAATGGCAAGAAGGTTATGACAACACTGTTAAATACAAAAATATGATGAGGCATAAATGGACAAGGACCCAGAATAATGAGGTCATTTGTGTCAGACCAATagtaagaaaaaaatatagcaaGTGATGGCCACAAGGTTAAGATAAGAACTGGTCTCTCTAATTTATGTTTTTATCGACAGGGACCACAAGTCACAGAATAAATGTTTAAGTAATTTTGGATCCAGAACTGTAGAACATATCAGACGACAACAAACAGAACAAACATTGGCAGCATTAGGTTTTCGACAAGTAGGTTTTGCAAGTTGAGGGGTATCATACGAGATATAGAATTCTGCAATGTGATCAAACTGTCAAATGTTGTCCATATAACCATCTGAATGTGACAAATGACTAGCTATTGTCATTTTTATTTCAGAGTAGTAAAATCACTTAACAGTTTTCGAAATGCCATTAGATGATCATCGCTTTTCGGTTCTTGAAAACCTTGCAGATGGAGAATTGATGGCGATGACATTCCGATGGCATACCCATATGTGGAGTTTCAGAGAGGTCTGCCAATAGAAATCGAGCCAACTTCACCTGAATCTGGACTGTCCTGAAGCTTGAGCCGCAGCGCGTTCATCAGTTAGTAGTACGCCAGAGAGAAAGGGGAAGAAGGTGCATGGAGCATATACATGAAGGATCAGTGACAAATCCCATAAATTAAGGAAACACTGAGCACGGGCTAGTAGCTAGCATGAGGCAGCTGAGACTGTAATTTGATGTACATGGTGTAGATATATTTTGTCCATGGCAATTGCTTGAGGTGGTTGATTCACTTCACCCTGTAAAACATTCTCCAGTGGTTCAAGTACTATCCTATAAAAAAGAAGGGCCCCTGGGTTTCGTAAGGTTCTCGTCATCTAACTTTGTAGGACTCAGCTAGATATCGTTACTAACAACTGGCTGTAGTTCCGTTCTGGAGTCAGGACGCGGCATACAGCTGCAAGATGAAAATGCCAAAAAGGGGGGCAAAGTTTGTTTGACATTTGATCAGCCACAAGTTCTGTTCTAGAGTCAGGAAGCGGTACACATCAAGAGGAAAATTTCAAAAAAGTTCTGATCTAGAGCCAGGATGCAGGATACAGCTGCAGGATTGAAAATGtaaaaagaaggaaaagaaaaatagCAGGATACAGCAGCAAGTTGAAaatgtaaaaaaagaaaaaaatacaaaaaaaattggCCCATGCAGGTCTCGAACCTGCGACCTTCGCGTTATTAGCACGACGCTCTAACCAACTGAGCTAATAGGCCAACTTGTGAGTTATACACTTATACAGTTACTTATTGGACACTTGTACAGTTATTTATTGTACTACATGTCATATGTGGCGATCAACTGCTAACGAAAACAATGTTGTTTCATTCAAAGTAAAATCATGATTTCATCCCAAAGCATCGTTTATTCATGAGAATGATAATATCAACATATGTACAAGCACAACGATTGCTACGGACATATTCTCAAAAGTGTTCCACAAGCACAAACTGGAGAGCATAAAAGCTACCACCTTATTGAACAGAAAATAACTAGGGAGGCAGGCAACTGGATCAGAAGAAAGTCTAATTCAATGGTTCCAGGGAGGAACAGCCGCTGGACTTTAGGTACTATGCTTGGGATTTGAGGAAATCTGGCTGATTTGTAACTGATCTAACCCATGCCCATTTGTGATCATTCACATCGACAGGGTTCTTTGCCACAGCGACATCTTCCAGTGGTATGTAACTGTAGGTCCCATTTACTGGACCAGGTACAAAGCCAGTAAACCCAGCCATGACCCCATGGATGGCAGAATGTGCCAGCAAAGTGCAATACAAATTGTCGGTGGCATTTGCAGGAACCGCTCGAATCATGTATGTAGGGTCAATGTACTTCACAGTGAACAGCTCATCAGGATGTTCTCTCTTCCACCATCTGCCCAGCTCGGATTTCAGCCAGGGTCCCACATCAAGAAACACAATGTTGCCAGACTCATCCTGCTCTCGCTTCTGATCATCAGTCCGGGGAATCAGTTCCTGACCAGCTCCTTCAGCAACCACGATGACAGCATGCCCCTTCTTCTTAATCCGTTCATACAGAAACTCAAACAGGCCACCCTTACCTTCCAGGTGGAAATCAACCTCTGGGATCAAGCAGCAGTCAACATCGCGACTGCTCAGAGTGGCATGAAGGGCGATATGGCCAGTACTCCTCCCCATAAGTTTGACAAGGCCTACACCATTGACAGCGCTAACAGCCTCCACATGAGCAGCGTCAATTGCCTGCTGAGCAATCTCCACCGCAGTTTGGAAACCGAATGATCTGTCTATGATGCCAATGTCATTGTCCACAGTTTTTGGGATCCCAGTGATGGATATGTTCAAACCGCGGCGTTTGAACTCTTGAAAGATTGCCACAGCTCCTCTCATGGTTCCATCCCCACCGATCGCATATATCTTCAATAAAAAAGAAACATTTGGAAGTGATCAGTTTAGTTTATATATACTTGATAATGAAGCACAGGCATTAGCAAAAGCACTCAAAACACATGTAAGAACTATAGGGAAACAATTGACCGCTatgagtaaggccttgtttagttgtgaaaactttttggatttcgctactgtagtattttcgtttgtatttgacaaatattgttcaattatgtactaagtaggctcaaaagattcgttcgtttgtatttgacaaatattgtttcaATTAGGtactaagtaggctcaaaagattcgtctcacgatttacaggtaaactgtacaattagttatttttttatctacatttaatgctccatgcatgtgccacaagattcgtaGCGAacaggaatcttaaaaactttttggattttggtgggaactaaacaaggcctaaacagctCAAAAACTCATAGCCTACTTAGCCTTTCTGGACCCTGAAACCTCGAACTAAATAGTGTAGCACTACTTCTCTTCTGTTGTACCCATGAACTGCCCAGATTCACTATTGGTATTTAAGTGTGTAAACTGTAAATGGCGCAAAATCCCAATTTTACATTACGGTGCCTGTGCTCTTAGTGTTGCTCTCACCTGCGTATACCCGCGCGCGACGATGCCGTCGACGATCTTGCCGAGATCGAAGCCACCCCTCGTGGTCTTGAGCACGGTGCCGCCCTTCTTGTGCCAGTCGTCGACGGCGGCGGGGTCGAGCCTGACGTGATCCTCGTCGGTGCCATAGAACCCTCGGTATCCCGCGGCGACGCCGAAGACGTGGCGGACGCCGTAGAGCTCGTGGAGCCCCACGACGAGCTCCCTGAGCACGGTGTTGAGCCCGGGGCAGAGCCCCCCGCAGGTGACGAGCGcggcgcgcgccgcggccgggtcGACGGCGATCTCCCCGCGGGGCCCCGCGCGGCGGTAGGCGACGAGCGGGGACGGCGCCGCGGAGGCCAGGTCGAAGAAGGCGTGGCGGAGGGTAACGTCCCCCGGCGAGATGTAGAAGGTGGCCGGCGGGTGGAAGTAGGGGTGGCGCGAGATGGGGTTCTGGACCGCCGGGGTCGGGGACGGGGATGCGGCGGAGGCTAGCGCGGAGGGGAGGCGCGGCACGTCGCGGAGGGTGAGCGGCGGGAGCGTCACGGTGGTGTTGGTCGGCGCGGTGGCGTCGttttcggcggcggcgggggtgcCGCCGGAGCTGCGGGCGGCGGTGGGGTCCATGTGTCGGTGAGCGAGGTGGGTGCGCGGCGGGATGGGAGCGAGAGATTGTCAAGAGGGGTGGGGGCGGGGTTTTACTGGCGCGACGTGTGGCGGTTTCAGCGGGGAGGTTTTTGAGCTTCCAGAAACTAGGGAGGCGCGGGCCACCGGCCACCTCAACAGCTCGTGGCTTTTtttaaagagaaaaaaatggcCACGTAAACAGTGTTAGGCACCGCACGGCGTAGCCTCGAGTCGACACGTCGTGTAAAGTAAGacattgtttagtttccaaaaattttcaagattccccgtcacatcgaatcttgaggcacatgtatgaagcattaaatatagacgaaaacaaaaactaattacacagtttacctgtaaattgcgagacgaatcttttaatcctagttagtctatgattggataatatttgccacaaacaaacgaaagtgctacagtagcaaaatccaaaatttttcttaaactaaacaaggcctaaataaatcTCGGTTTATCCAGGGTGATGAAGGATTTGAGGTGGTTGCTTTGCATTTCGCAACTCGTGGAGCTGATGCACGGTCGGCACACCTTCCCCGGGCCGGCGCAGTTGGCAAGGAGGCCACCGCATCACGGATTCATTCATGGCGGCCACGGTGCTCGTTTCATTTGCCATAAGGACGGCGTGCTCCAAATAGATATTCGTAGTTCTTTTTTAGTCTAATTTAATACTAATtagataatttatttttttattttttcatatAATTTATTAAATTAAACTAATAAAAACCATGAGTATCTATTTAGAGCACTAACATCATCTTTAAATTCGCCATCACCAGCGGTGCAATCAAGTACTCCGTCGTTGCtaagaccagtctcaatgcatgtttcatgatagtgtcatacacattaaataggatgtcacataagcaaaattgctgacttggtaaGGTTAtttaatgaaggagtttcatcagatgtgagaggagtttcatccccataaaactcttgtggctcggttaGCTAGTTTATAGTCTGGGTAACTATgttatgaaactatgcattgagactgacctaagaCCCGCATGGTCACAGAGGGATTCAGGGATGCGGTGGCCTCGTGGGATTGCAAGAGAACCTAATAAAAATGGTGAtaactcatacatatgttgctaAAAAAATTACAGTAACATATACACAGAGGATTAATGGTGTAAGAGATGATATTAATCATCTTTTTTCTCCGTAAATCAGTCTACTTATTAGTGACCACTCCATGAACAACTATGGTACTCCCATGAGAACACGCTATTAATCTCGTCAAAATTGGGCGCAAACTGCTAGATGCCTTATAATATCAAATATCATATTCGTTTACATTAATTAGAAGTATTTAGGTAATTATCACATTttatataatgtaaaataacaaAAAACTTTCTCTAATAATtaatcataaaaatttcagtcCGCCAAAAATTTGTCCGCCTCCAGTCCGACACTTTAGACTTTTTCTCGCTCTTAGTCCTCATTGCTTGCTTGCTTCTTCCCTGGTTCCTCGCTCTGGGCAATGAGTTGATGTCCGTGGATGTCCCTAACTTGCCCTGGTCACGTTCCACTGAATTTTAAGACAACGTTCCATCATGTTTCCGTTCCGCGAATCGGAACGATGTTCCCGGAATGTGGAACGTGGCCACATCCccgttgaagggtcgagatggcggactagagagggggtgaatagtcctttctaaaacttattacgccggctaaccgaaacaaatgcggaattaaaactatctgtctagccaagactacacccctctatctaagttctctagcaccttgaaaaaatcctaaacaagcaagcaaggtggtaccttagcaagagctcacctaaccaattctaagagtaaggtcacacaaacctatgccactagtatttTGCAAactgggggagctcctacacaaactagtgaggca
Protein-coding sequences here:
- the LOC8058684 gene encoding cytochrome P450 724B1, with product MMAGELVLAAVATLLASSLLALVLSHFLPLLLNPKAPKGSFGWPLLGETLRFLTPHASNTLGGFLEDHCSRYGQVFKSHLFCTPTVVSCDQDLNHFILQNEERLFQCSYPRPIHGILGKSSMLVVLGEDHKRLRNLALALVTSTKLKPSYLGDIEKIALHVVGAWRRHDGGGGGGGGGGVRVIAFCEEARKFAFSVIVKQVLGLSPEEPVTARILEDFLAFMKGLISFPLYIPGTPYAKAVQARERISNTVKGIIEERRSAGSCNKGDFLDVLLSSNELSDEEKVSFVLDSLLGGYETTSLLISMVVYFLGQSAQDLDLVKREHDSIRSNKGKEECLTSEDYKKMEYTQQVINEALRCGNIVKFVHRKALKDVKYKEYLIPSGWKVLPVFSAVHLNPSLHGNAQQFQPCRWEGTSQGTSKRFTPFGGGPRLCPGSELAKVEAAFFLHHLVLNYRWRIDGDDIPMAYPYVEFQRGLPIEIEPTSPESGLS
- the LOC8073561 gene encoding ATP-dependent 6-phosphofructokinase 2, giving the protein MDPTAARSSGGTPAAAENDATAPTNTTVTLPPLTLRDVPRLPSALASAASPSPTPAVQNPISRHPYFHPPATFYISPGDVTLRHAFFDLASAAPSPLVAYRRAGPRGEIAVDPAAARAALVTCGGLCPGLNTVLRELVVGLHELYGVRHVFGVAAGYRGFYGTDEDHVRLDPAAVDDWHKKGGTVLKTTRGGFDLGKIVDGIVARGYTQIYAIGGDGTMRGAVAIFQEFKRRGLNISITGIPKTVDNDIGIIDRSFGFQTAVEIAQQAIDAAHVEAVSAVNGVGLVKLMGRSTGHIALHATLSSRDVDCCLIPEVDFHLEGKGGLFEFLYERIKKKGHAVIVVAEGAGQELIPRTDDQKREQDESGNIVFLDVGPWLKSELGRWWKREHPDELFTVKYIDPTYMIRAVPANATDNLYCTLLAHSAIHGVMAGFTGFVPGPVNGTYSYIPLEDVAVAKNPVDVNDHKWAWVRSVTNQPDFLKSQA